TGATGCCATAACTTCAACACTTCCAAGCCGCTAGCTTGTAAACAGCTAGTATGCTTTGCTACACCTAAACCAACTTGCAATGTATGCATGCGATTTGTAGACATGTGTAAACTAGCAACTTTCCCACGATTAAGATGGTATATAGTGCAAATACCATCCATAAACAAGATTGCCAAACCTTTCTCTTGCAGTTGCCCTAtacttaataaattattattaagtTCAGGGACATAATATACTTAACCAATGGAGTAGCTGATTATGTTTACGTTTAGATTGACCACGCCTTTCCCACTAACCTTCATTCTAACATTGTTCTCCAATTTGACACTATGAGTAAATGATGTATCTAACTCAGTAAATGTACCTTTGTTCTTACACATGTGTTCAAACATCCCGTGTCCAAAAACTATACATTTATGGTTCGAGGTTCATACAAATAAGTATACACCATTAGTAGACGTTAATCTTCTTCATCGAGTTCTGCATAGTTGATCTCCTTATTCTACTTGGAACATTCATATTGAAAATGTCCCAAAGAATGGAAATTATAGCACTATATCATGGATTTGTCAAAACTGCTCCTACTACGACCACGTCCTCTGCCCAGATAAGAAGATCTTCTTCTATGTATGCCTCGAGTTTTTGAGTAGGCTTCGACTTTAAACGCCTGATCATCTCTTTCATTCTCAACTCGTTTGTATTTTTGTTCATGGAAAACTAGAGACCTTTGCAACTCATCAATTGACATATGCTCAGTGTTTCGTGACTCTTCAATATATACCACGATATACGTAAACTTGTCTGTCAGAGTGTGTAATATCTTCTCAACAACTTTAGATTTGAGCATCGTTTCACCATTGTTGCACATCTTATTCGAAACAACCATCATTCTTCCAAAATAATCAGTAATAGATTCATCGTTCTTCATTGACAACACTTCAATTTCATTCGCGGCGAGTTAAGAAGTGATCTTTTCACTTTTGTCTTTCCTCCAAACTTGATTTTCATTGATTCCCACACAATCTTTGATGTACTACGATCCAAAATCTACTCAAAGATGGATCGATCAATTTCCTGAAAAAAACAAGATAATGCCTGACTTGGTGATCTTTCTTCCGACCACCTTTTGATTTCTGGTTCCTCGAAACCTTTTTCTATGATTTCCTACAAAACTTTGGCTCGTAACAGATTCTCCATAAGCTCGCTCCAATGGTCATGATAACCATCGAAACGTGGAAACTAAATTAAAGTCTTCTCGTCACTCATTCTCTAAACACATAAATTGCAATCTCTCGTTTATTAAGAATGATTTACACTATGATACCAAATATGGTGTATGCTATATCACAATCAATTTGGCATAAAAACTTGCTTGCCTTTTCTGTGTTTATTGAACGTCTTTagataccaaaaacattaaaacaAACAGAGTTAAAAAAACAGGCACTAACGGCCCATTAAACAACTAGAAAGTAAATGACCTAAAAATAAGGAATACTAAATCAAACACAACGTGCCAACGGGCCTCAATCAAATTGTATCCTGATAACTCGGTCAATTTGAATACCACTTTTATTCCATCAAAAGCATGAACACTTTATTCATATCAACTAAAATTAAAAAGCTTAAAAATCTGAAATCTGAAACCCATGTATAATACACTAAAAGCATATGATTATATTATATAAGCTTACAAAAGAAAGTAACGATCTAAAATCTGAAGCTTACGTATAATACACCAAAAGCTGATGAATTACTAGTTGAGGATTAGTATATCAATCAACTCAAAAGAAAATTGATCAACTCTAAAAAACTAAGAAAGACAAACATACTTTTGAAAACTTCAAAAAAGGTTTGCTTGTTGCTAGCAAACCCCCACGTAAAAATTAGTTATGCATATCGCGTCTTGGAATACGAGGAGCCTCGGACGTAAAAATCAATTCTTTACCTGTGTTTGCCAAGTGTTTGTTTTCACGAGTAAGCAATTGGCATATCAAAATGAAACTAAGTTAAACACTTTATAAGTACAAAGTGTCTAAAATTTTTAGTGGATATCAATATAGATATTTGGATGGATGTTCAAAGATATATTGAAGTTTTGTTACTGAAAAATGTTAATGACAGTGACTTAgcaataataaattaaaataataaacatcaattgtgaaaatattttacaaGACATACGCCTTTAGCAAATATGTTCCTTAATTGATGGTTCAAGTGGATCTGTAATTGCTGCTATAAAATTGATTGATAATTTTGAAGTTTATTACTAGCTGTGGCAACTATAAAATTAGATTGATGATTTTTATTTGTCTCACACTCAATTTTCACCTCCTCCAACCCCCTGCAACGTGGCCATTATTTGTTGTGCTAATGTGGCATCCTGCAATACTTTCTTCTCCTGCGTGTTAACAAACAGTTTATAATTTAAAGTAATCCCCGTTTATCATCATAtcatcatatatatattatatattatatattaaagtgTAGAACCTCAAATGAGTATATTGAGACAGTGGCATTTGGAGAGCCATCTAGTAGATAGTTTTTTATTTCGGTAGGCATGTTTATTTTCAATCCCTCCTGCAGTCTTTCCTTCCACCCTGGATAGATCTTGAGACTCGTTAACTTACCAAATGGAGAAGATAGATGTGAGACTAGGTCCACACATGATGCAAGAACCTGAAATttttatataaatcagaaaaagTGATGTGGATTGCTGATCAATGCACGTATAAACATTAAATAACGAATACCTGTGCAATTTCCAATCCAAGCGTAAGATATTTAACATTGGGGAACTGTTGAAGAATGTCAATAATTGAAGGACCGTCTGAATGATAAATATAGAAATCCACTTTTTCCAAAGAAGACAAACAATCTTGTAAAAAAGGAAgataaaatgtatttttatacatcaaTGAGGACAACTCCGGTGCAGAAATCATAAGATCCCCTCGGCAATTTACAACAGTGAGATTTTTCAGGTGAGATGCAACCACATTAACAGCCGAATAGTCACCATTTTTAAGTGTGAGATTTGATAGTTGAGGATGGGAAATGGTGTAATGATTATGATCATTTATCATGCAGTTAGAAAAGGTAAGATTCTTTAAGTTTGGGCATTTAGAGAAAAGACTACCGGACTCGTTAGATCTCTCGTTAACAAACATAACATGATCAAGTTGCAATGTTGTTAAAGCTGGTAGGTCCCAAGATGATTTGATCCTATCGAGTTGAAAACAATAATATCTAGTAGATCCAACCAAAGTGAGATCTTTGAGATATTGGGAAATGAAAAGAGAAAGAGGTATTTCCATACGCTTTTTGTCTAAACATATAATAGTCATCTTTTGGACATTGTGCAAAAACGCATAGTTTATAACTTTTTTGACAACCACTTGGTAAAATCCTCCACGAACAGTTAGTTTAACAGACGACAATTCTATTTCATTATTGCATGAAGAGAAGACACGAGTGAACTCATGGAATCTGTTTAATGAAGTAAAATCGTCAGTAGATAAATCGAGATGTCGGATTGACTTCCAAGTATTCTTCCATCTAGATGACAAAATACTAGTTTTGATAGCATGTTTGGTGTCGATATAAGATAGAATTTTGATGATGAGGTCGTCTGACAAGCTGCTTAGTCGATCGCCTTCTGCATCCATTCTCACTCTATCTGCAAGTTATTAGTAACATAAAGCAAGAAACAGGACACACTAAATAGAAATAAAGAGAATGCACATTTCTAAATCTAGCAAACGGGTCTAGTTAAGGATCATATGAGTTTGGGTCGAAACAGGTCATGGATCAAAAAATGTCAGATTTTAGATGGGTTGAACGGGTCGGGTTGGGTCAGGAGCTATTTTCCTCatagaaataaataaaaaagaccGTATACAATTGGTTTCTGTTAATTTGATATGTTTAGCACTGAATTTTTCAAATTAACTTTAGCCTATTTCAGCATTTATATTATGTTCAGCTGTTAGTTTATTTCATACCTTTTCTACCTCTACATGAACTCATAATCAAATTCTAAGCCTAAGAAAACAATCAAAAGAGATATGGGAAAAGCTAAACTTCCATATTTAGAATTACACGTCAGCATGATTCCAACATTATGCCCTAATTccgtttatcatcatttaattaatTGGATCACTTCTGGCTCGATTGCCCAAGTCCGTATAtaaacaattaaaaaaataaaCATAACACTAAACACAATTAAACACTAATGATTAGTGATTACATAAATAAAAACATAATCAAAATTAATAACAATAACGCCATCATTCCAACACTATGTCCAAATTCCGGTTATATTTCGAATTTATACGAAATAAAGACGATAAACGGATATATTCGAACGCCATGAATGACATTTGCGTAATTGcgttaaaacaaaacaaaaaaatgaaAGATAGGTAAACTTACGTGCAATGAATTAAGTTTAAGGAGAATGGGGACGATACGTGAGATAAATGGTCAATTAAGTTTAAACGACAGGGGCGGTGGATTTGAGAAGTAAAAAAGAGTTTCAAGGTGCTACGCGGGACACGGAGTACATATTTTTTACAACcacgtaaattttttttttttttggaatattAAAAGTTGAGATTTAATGGACCAATCAGAGTGCGGCACGTgccgcgataatcacatgtgattaaaaaaattcaattttttttaaaacaaaaaaaataaaaaatttatcttTTGAAAagaaaattcgaaattttttttgttttcgaattttttttttcaattacacgtgattggatttgacatgcagtaaatcacatgtgattctgcatgccaatcacatgtgattgtaaaatccaatcacatgtgattctgcatgtcgaatccaatcacatgtgattgaattttttttttttagtaaaatgacgaatttcagtaaatttgtgctaaaacctttaaacaccaagtttttgatcaaaacttgatcaaatcgccgaattaaagtctgaaattttgaagatatgatcacgaaacgctaacaaacttgatcaaattaccgaattaaagtctgtatccggttgaattttttttttttgaaaaaaagaatttgaattttttttcaatcgcatgtgattgaatttgtgtaacaccccgtttttctccgtacatgatatataggtgtattgtgtgggtacgactagagtttgaaggattttgagacgtgttcgggtgttaaagtcttgtacgcgggagaagggctcaggttgagctttgggtcgcggcgcgacaaacgaggccgcggcgcggcattctactgaaacaaagatcagaagttaggtttaaaatgatcccagacttagtcaaatgtcgcggcgcggcatactgcacgaactggcaccagattcttgtaattttaaatgaagttcaagggcattttggtcttttcacgtttgagccagatttgaggctttaacctcatccactcatttcatttcttattttctttttccttttctttcctattttcctctcaaaacttaaaatcctcaagtgattcaagtgggattttggaaaggaagaagtgggctttgatctttggcgtagttgacaagcttgttctcctcgttcttagctacaaggtgatactagtggtaagctctaactccgaatttcattttcgtgttcatcattcaaatttggggcttttgattgtatgattcataggtaaaacccatttagttattaattgaagattaacaccaatattcgggtttattgttgttaaaggcgggttttgggttggttaatgatttaaccacgtttaagacttgagaatggtgtataatcactagtgttagtgattattgatgatttggagacctttagggttcttgtggttgactaactttgactagagtcgaaattagggtttgttgaggattataacccgaatgtcgattcgttgaggtttataaacttaaaatggattaagttgatgtatgaaaccgagttaaatacgttttggtgtcaaaacttgtaaatggtgagattttgaccttatgggtcaaaattagggtttatgggcgattttgagaacgataagtgtttaacacttgtgttcaggtttaattggcatattaggaccattatcacttgtgttagtgattattggctagtttgggcgcggtttgtccttggaagtgcatttgggtcgaaattgcactaagtgtcgaattgggttggtttgtagatccaatctaagtgtgttgttgaatttgtgataatggattaggtactttccattgacgagttgcggattacttggaagcatttcttcaaggcgacacggtgagtgttaatatcctaggtgcatatgtatgtgtaggatgggtgcgggtcgggtgaagtgattctcggctatagagctcacttcacgtataggtggatttgatggacttgtgtatgggtctaattggcacggttgtgcgttttggttgaccacctttggcgaagtacacactttgggtgtatgttatcacacgtggttgtgagtggaataagtatacatgtatgtatataatgtatttatttgtaggaacggatatgtgttgtccaagttagtgatatatgtcgttgtacactaacggcctttatgaacggatgtatgtggtccgagttagcgatatatgtgttgtatgctaatggtttattgtatggatatgtgttgtccaagttagtgatatatgcgttgtacacttacggttttatgaatggatatatgttgtccaatttagtgttatatgtgttgtacactaacgattttataaacggatatgtgttgtccaagggttagtgatatatgtgttgtacactaacggttgttatgaacaccgatgggaaattcgagtaccattcctttttacgattggttaaccttgggcgtttatatattgttatatatatatatatatatatatatatatatatatatatatatatatatatatatatatatatatatatatatatatatatattgatgtattgttgtgatgtagctaaccctccgggtgtagattattggcgttgttcacatcgtcgttggtgaacttatacttgttgatatctttagcttgttgcttagagatcgtacggtatgcttagtgtagttgtcttatacttggatgcttcggtatgcggtattgatattgtgtggcgtgtccattttatacatatatatgtatgtagtatattatcattcactaagcgttagcttacctctcgttgttgatatttttataggttcgcatgcttggcggcttgggtaagcttggggattagagatcttggctaggttgcttagaatttCTTGCTttcggactcgattaggatttgggtagcgtagtcccaaatcaccatgctcggtttagtgtaaacgtaactagtcgggtcataatgattataatcggtttacgatttaattaatgaaccattgcatTAGGGAGTTTAaactattaatgtatgttttaagttcgttgaacttactttggtaacaaatatgttttggaaattgtgtaatgggacctaaagtattatttaacgcgcattaaaaggaaaaaattttatgggccggttttaatacgggttgggttgtttcaagtggtatcagagcatggtctaagagatttaggcgacttgagataggtgcctagacttagacttttgagtGTGCTTATTGTTacaggacttgtaggattacgggtctgaataggttatagttagtgccttgtttgtaggtggactaactaggaattttggcttgtgttgtgatgctattcccttgcgtgtgtttatatcgcgtggaatcgtcgttgtgttggttatatcatcgagcgaggtggtcgttgtactaacgagttgagacgacgtgtgtgcgtaataaggacttgcaaaccttattacgggtgcaaatcgtgtctaacaagtgatgtacgacgagtgtttagcaagatgggggcggtattgtgtgtgagctttatacgttcgtgatctaatcgctttgcattccttagaatggcaacgggaaatgggatcgagacgaacgacgtggagtttaacgctagagttgcggccgccgttgcggagcaaatgagtgcgtttcgagaagaaatggataggaagtattccgaacttcaaggtagtggtgagatggagcgttgtcttaaaagcttcatgaggactaaacccccgatgtacgacggagaaccggatcctttgataagcacaacttggatctcagaggtcgaagggtgtttttgaacaattgaatgtcctcccgagaagaggacgaggctcgctacgagcttgttgcggggtagagcaaaggattggttggatggtaagattgatcttgtcggtggtgaaccgtttatggcgttatcatgggacgggtttaagaaggaattctttgaggaattctggacttcagccgatttgtcggaaatgcgtaatgagttgcgaaatttgcaacagggttctatggagttgaatactctcaagacaacctttatggcgaaggctcgtttttgcccggagtatttggggaatgataatttgttgatgcaagatttctatcgaaccttgaatgatgacttgaagaataagatttgccggggtcacgcgaaatcatttgcggaattattcgccgtggctagaggtttcgagtcgtatacgcgatcaaagattggtgaaccttcaagtgagagaagggttgtttcgtatggtgctccgagtaagaggactaagggtccgagtgtgagcacgggtggtacgcggacgggtataccggattctagtgcatctagatgttacaattgtggcatgaggggtcacaagtcttgggaatgttcggtaccaaagggtgatggtatggtgtgtttcaattgccaagaagaaggacatcgtaagtcgaaatgtaccaagttagcggggacgggtgcggcaaggagacgttaaggtacgtttcgttttaataaatatgccctttgattatttattaagtgccgttgaatttgagtttgtaaaatgccttgtgttgtgcatattgttgttatgggtgacgttcctaatggaagtaccctatggtgatgttttggttaatgggcgaagggcgtaagacttggtgcaaccaaggattccttagtatttggaaatgtttctaccaagccatggaaatgggttttggtgttcgattattaagcgcgtgttcgctatattgtgaaagttgatgaaccatgaggttcgtcgggtggttgaaaaccttgagatcgagtgttttggatctcgatgtatgttggtaaaggagtctacgtgacgcgacattaggtgcctcttttatacctactagcgtggtgttcgactccgattgtgttgtggttacattgtacttagggtaccggagtgaaacccttaggtacatgagtgactaggtggaaattgacaaactagagcaattggatgattgcgagggtgtggtttgtgtaatcgtggtacactttttgttcgaagtgtttaaggattgatttaaatccttcgtgtgctcaaggctggagcaagatatggtgatgggtcgtgtgagccaatCGTTTGTAAATTCTACCTTTGGtaacattgtacggttgtacgagttgtggatatgggacgtagttccaagtgggggagttacactcccgcacgaggaagttttagtgtgagattttggatgatgcttttggtagatccggaaaatgttgtcgagacctggttttggtcgatttgtggtagattacaatttcggataaattgtacttatgatttggatttgaattatcaccgaggtggtaatgtggtaaatctcgttgagaggtaatggacgtgtttggtgagcaaggtgaaatccttcggttaagggaggtgtgtgtcggattctcttctagagaattattgttttgtgcctatgtttgatataggtggttcttgatcgagtgtgtgaatggttagtggtatccgttaggattcactatggcgtagcagagcgcgatgttacgctactcgtcgttcgaggccaaaagggcgttgattgatgaagcatgactttcggagtccgctgacttcatcatagtattggtgattgatgaagcatgacctttagggtcggctgacttcatcatgagagtatgcgattggtggagcatgaccttcggggtccgctgacttcatcatgagcgaggtgttatatcggtgaagcatgatcgttgacggggtccgctgacttcatccggtgttgagattggtgaagcatgatcttcgggtccgctgacttcatcatggtagtggatcgtgtgtggtttcggtcattgtattgaggagtgagtctcgtgtagttcggattcactaaggcgcgtgtgttttcggccagccttcgggttgtgtgatctgtcggttgttttatacaccgatggtggggtcgtaaggaccatgttgtgggaactgtcggtcgttttatacgccgatggtggggtcgtgaggaccatgttgtatgattagtaaaGCGATAGTCGTGcttcgctcacatgatgttacgggtgtgacaacagtcgattttgtacgccttgggattaacgttaccatagtcgttttgggcgttatcggtcttaaccatttgttatgatgttacggtagttgcgtattggttgtattgcgcactacaagggatgtttagtgatgagtattatccgtaaggattcgcttaaattcggtcttcttcggtttgatggttgaccttgtcttggtttgtggttgttactagcgatgtactttgtatggtacgctaggagttgaaaCCTCGGTACGAAATTTGTTgaattttcccgatgtgagggattgagttagtgctagtgctcggaattgtggaatttgataaatcgcgggtgacgatttagttgttaagggtaactctttgagaagaattgtctaagaGATCGTTGTAGATTTCGGTTGTTGGGTGTATTGTACGTCTCAGAATGCGAGCAGGTGTGTAATTTGTCATTTGGTTAACCTTCGGGTTAGTGAAATTGTGGTAGAAGTTGGTTCGGAATACATGTTCGagaaccattgagtgtgggtccgttgggttcgtgactaggatcacgaggacgtgatcaaaattaagtgggggagagttgtaacaccccgtttttctccgtacatgatatataggtgtattgtgtgggtacga
The window above is part of the Rutidosis leptorrhynchoides isolate AG116_Rl617_1_P2 chromosome 1, CSIRO_AGI_Rlap_v1, whole genome shotgun sequence genome. Proteins encoded here:
- the LOC139903748 gene encoding putative F-box/FBD/LRR-repeat protein At4g13965 — encoded protein: MDAEGDRLSSLSDDLIIKILSYIDTKHAIKTSILSSRWKNTWKSIRHLDLSTDDFTSLNRFHEFTRVFSSCNNEIELSSVKLTVRGGFYQVVVKKVINYAFLHNVQKMTIICLDKKRMEIPLSLFISQYLKDLTLVGSTRYYCFQLDRIKSSWDLPALTTLQLDHVMFVNERSNESGSLFSKCPNLKNLTFSNCMINDHNHYTISHPQLSNLTLKNGDYSAVNVVASHLKNLTVVNCRGDLMISAPELSSLMYKNTFYLPFLQDCLSSLEKVDFYIYHSDGPSIIDILQQFPNVKYLTLGLEIAQVLASCVDLVSHLSSPFGKLTSLKIYPGWKERLQEGLKINMPTEIKNYLLDGSPNATVSIYSFEEKKVLQDATLAQQIMATLQGVGGGEN